From one Tsukamurella tyrosinosolvens genomic stretch:
- a CDS encoding FAD-dependent oxidoreductase, with translation MTEQNRPLRVAIVGAGPAGIYAADALMKSDEAKDPGVSIDLFEKMPAPFGLIRYGVAPDHPRIKGIITALHKVLDKPQVRLLGNLDFGKDFTLEDVRRHYDAVIFSTGAVADRNLEIPGIDLDGSYGAAEFVAWYDGHPDFSREWPLTEEKVAVLGVGNVGLDVARVLAKTADELLPTEIPPNVYEGLKVNKAKEVHVFGRRGPAQVKFTPLELKELDHSQTIEVVVNPEDIEYDEGSAKARRESKITDQVATILENYAIREPNNRPHKLFIHLFESPVEILGENGKVTGLRTERTELDGTGNVRGTGKFTDWEIGAVYRAVGYLSNDLPEIPFDDQAGVIPNEAGRVVDAGQHITGVYTTGWIKRGPVGLIGHTKGDANETIACLLEDFHAGKLNAPSDPSTTGVTDWLDDHDTPYTTWDGWYRLDEHERSLGEAEGRERVKVVERGDMLAASEPGKVQQD, from the coding sequence ATGACCGAACAGAACCGCCCGTTGCGCGTCGCGATCGTGGGCGCGGGCCCCGCTGGTATCTACGCGGCGGACGCCCTCATGAAGTCCGACGAGGCGAAGGACCCCGGCGTCAGCATCGACCTCTTCGAGAAGATGCCGGCCCCGTTCGGCCTGATCCGGTACGGCGTCGCGCCTGATCATCCGCGGATCAAGGGCATCATCACCGCGCTGCACAAGGTGCTCGACAAGCCGCAGGTGCGCCTGCTCGGCAACCTCGACTTCGGCAAGGACTTCACCCTCGAGGACGTGCGTCGCCACTACGACGCCGTGATCTTCTCCACGGGCGCCGTCGCCGACCGCAACCTGGAGATCCCCGGCATCGACCTGGACGGCAGCTACGGCGCCGCCGAGTTCGTGGCCTGGTACGACGGGCACCCGGACTTCTCCCGCGAGTGGCCGCTGACGGAGGAGAAGGTGGCCGTCCTCGGCGTCGGCAACGTCGGCCTCGACGTGGCCCGTGTACTGGCCAAGACCGCCGACGAGCTGCTCCCGACGGAGATCCCGCCGAACGTCTATGAGGGCCTCAAGGTCAACAAGGCCAAGGAGGTGCACGTCTTCGGCCGCCGCGGCCCGGCGCAGGTGAAGTTCACCCCGCTGGAGCTCAAGGAGCTCGATCACTCGCAGACCATCGAGGTCGTCGTGAACCCCGAGGACATCGAGTACGACGAGGGTTCGGCCAAGGCCCGCCGCGAGTCGAAGATCACCGACCAGGTCGCCACGATCCTCGAGAACTACGCGATCCGCGAGCCCAACAACCGCCCGCACAAGCTGTTCATCCACCTCTTCGAGTCGCCCGTCGAGATCCTCGGCGAGAACGGCAAGGTCACGGGCCTGCGCACCGAGCGCACCGAGCTCGACGGCACCGGCAACGTGCGCGGGACCGGCAAGTTCACCGACTGGGAGATCGGCGCCGTCTACCGCGCCGTCGGCTACCTGTCGAACGACCTCCCGGAGATCCCCTTCGACGATCAGGCCGGCGTCATCCCCAACGAGGCCGGGCGCGTCGTCGACGCAGGTCAGCACATCACGGGCGTGTACACCACGGGCTGGATCAAGCGCGGCCCCGTCGGCCTCATCGGCCACACCAAGGGCGACGCCAACGAGACCATCGCATGCCTGCTGGAGGACTTCCACGCCGGCAAGCTGAACGCCCCGTCGGACCCGTCGACCACCGGCGTCACCGACTGGCTGGACGACCACGACACCCCGTACACCACCTGGGACGGCTGGTACCGCCTCGACGAGCACGAGCGCAGCCTGGGCGAGGCCGAGGGCCGCGAGCGCGTGAAGGTCGTCGAGCGCGGCGACATGCTGGCCGCCTCCGAGCCGGGCAAGGTCCAGCAAGACTAG
- a CDS encoding copper homeostasis protein CutC, whose amino-acid sequence MPLLEVIALDARDAVAAQEGGADRVELVADMAADGLSPSPDTVAEVRAAVDIPARVMLRVTDGFAAGDVDELLRRTADMRSAGAEEFVLGFLTPAGTVELQAVTRIVEAIDGAPWTFHRAIDHCADRAALRAAVAELPGLDGFLTAGAAAGVDDGIATLIAEAAGPHRILAGGGLRLGHLPRLMGAGIDAFHIGSAARPHGWGAPVSEDAVRRWRAGVDVRSSG is encoded by the coding sequence ATGCCGTTGCTCGAAGTGATCGCTCTGGATGCCCGGGACGCGGTCGCCGCGCAGGAGGGCGGCGCGGACCGGGTGGAGCTCGTCGCCGACATGGCGGCGGACGGGCTGAGTCCCTCCCCCGACACCGTCGCGGAGGTCCGTGCCGCCGTGGACATCCCGGCGCGCGTGATGCTCCGGGTCACCGACGGTTTCGCGGCCGGGGACGTCGACGAGCTCCTGCGGCGTACAGCCGACATGCGGAGTGCGGGGGCGGAGGAGTTCGTGCTCGGCTTCCTCACGCCCGCCGGGACGGTCGAGCTGCAGGCGGTCACGCGCATCGTCGAGGCGATCGACGGCGCGCCGTGGACGTTCCACCGCGCGATCGATCACTGCGCGGACCGCGCTGCGCTGCGGGCCGCCGTGGCGGAGCTGCCGGGGCTCGACGGGTTCCTCACCGCGGGTGCGGCCGCCGGCGTCGACGACGGGATCGCCACGCTCATCGCGGAAGCCGCAGGACCGCACCGGATCCTGGCCGGCGGAGGGCTGCGCCTCGGCCACCTGCCGCGGCTCATGGGAGCAGGAATCGACGCCTTCCACATCGGCTCCGCCGCGCGGCCCCACGGATGGGGCGCGCCGGTCTCCGAGGATGCCGTCCGGCGGTGGCGAGCTGGGGTGGATGTGCGGTCATCCGGCTGA
- a CDS encoding MarR family winged helix-turn-helix transcriptional regulator: MTDEERADRIEGIVGVIAELTRLKERHAVMTRHAVAPDGVELAAYTALFALVKDGPMRSSVLADQIHTDPSTASRYVTTLTNLGYAERTADPSDRRAALVSATEAGQAKVDFIRQQRNEKLRPLMEEWTDEEIDQFVTLGNRALVQFEHALKLMRDGE; the protein is encoded by the coding sequence ATGACGGACGAGGAACGTGCGGACCGGATCGAGGGGATCGTCGGCGTGATCGCCGAGCTCACCCGGCTCAAGGAGCGGCACGCGGTGATGACGCGGCACGCGGTCGCGCCCGACGGCGTCGAACTCGCTGCGTACACCGCGCTCTTCGCGCTCGTGAAGGACGGGCCCATGCGCTCGTCCGTGCTCGCGGACCAGATCCATACGGACCCCTCCACCGCGAGCCGGTACGTGACCACCCTGACCAACCTCGGCTACGCCGAGCGCACCGCGGACCCCTCGGATCGCCGGGCGGCGCTGGTCTCCGCCACGGAGGCGGGGCAGGCCAAGGTCGACTTCATCCGGCAGCAGCGCAACGAGAAGCTCCGGCCCCTCATGGAGGAGTGGACCGATGAGGAGATCGACCAGTTCGTCACGCTCGGGAACCGGGCGCTGGTGCAGTTCGAGCATGCCCTGAAGCTGATGCGGGACGGCGAGTGA
- a CDS encoding rhodanese-like domain-containing protein — protein sequence MNYAGNLTPREAWELLEQDPSAVLVDCRTEAEWNYVGIPELSQVGRNPVLVEWQRYPDGALNPTFVEELRAKGVTDDAPVVFLCRSGHRSIGAAETATAAGVQRAYNVLDGFEGPIDALGHRGVAGWRADGLPWRQF from the coding sequence GTGAACTACGCTGGAAACCTGACGCCCCGCGAGGCCTGGGAGCTGCTGGAACAGGACCCGTCGGCCGTCCTCGTGGACTGCCGCACCGAGGCCGAGTGGAACTACGTCGGCATCCCCGAGCTCTCCCAGGTCGGGCGGAACCCCGTGCTCGTCGAGTGGCAGCGCTACCCCGACGGTGCGCTCAACCCGACGTTCGTCGAGGAGCTCCGCGCCAAGGGCGTCACCGACGACGCGCCCGTCGTCTTCCTCTGTCGCTCCGGGCACCGCTCGATCGGCGCCGCGGAGACCGCGACCGCCGCCGGCGTGCAGCGCGCCTACAACGTGCTCGACGGCTTCGAAGGCCCCATCGACGCACTCGGACATCGGGGCGTCGCGGGCTGGCGCGCCGACGGCCTGCCCTGGCGGCAGTTCTAG
- a CDS encoding tRNA-guanine transglycosylase, with product MTEPPTGPVPTPSPTPEQAAASRSEIDELRAQNASLAAELADLRTGYRAIAGNTRLRASGTTDPVRFAVEATGPGGARSGRMVLPRGEIATPAYIPVASRGAIAGLTPRELTGLGAVALTVDLHELYLQPGVDVIEGAGGIGAAMAWAAPTIADTGVAAVAEQRKTRITDEGIAFRGRLDGSPHRWDPEETVRLAHRMGFDVAFALADPEDPARTERWARRALAEHAWQTADRHDALSLWAVVTGGADPERRRSAARALRRLADEDRRAGGLGFGGYRIEGVGAPAHETALLCAAVGELETDRPRYLGGITGPEDLLAAIEAGVDLLDGTEPARAGAEGRVYTSAGVLDVTDPALRADFRPLDPAEGRPGGTNRTDAFTRAYVHHLFAANEGLAVTLCTLHNEHFFVSLAGAARRAIRDGGYPAFSASFLRRFGKV from the coding sequence GTGACCGAACCGCCCACCGGCCCCGTCCCCACGCCGTCGCCCACGCCCGAGCAGGCCGCGGCCTCCCGCTCCGAGATCGACGAGCTGCGTGCCCAGAACGCATCGCTCGCCGCCGAACTCGCCGATCTGCGCACCGGCTACCGGGCGATCGCCGGCAACACGCGGCTGCGCGCCTCCGGCACTACCGACCCCGTCCGCTTCGCCGTCGAGGCCACGGGCCCCGGTGGGGCCCGGTCCGGCCGGATGGTGCTGCCCCGCGGCGAGATCGCGACGCCCGCGTACATCCCCGTCGCGAGCCGTGGCGCGATCGCCGGCCTCACCCCGCGCGAGCTGACCGGCCTCGGCGCGGTCGCGCTGACCGTCGACCTGCACGAGCTGTACCTGCAGCCGGGCGTCGACGTCATCGAGGGAGCCGGCGGCATCGGCGCCGCCATGGCGTGGGCGGCACCCACGATCGCCGACACCGGCGTCGCCGCCGTCGCGGAGCAGCGCAAGACGCGGATCACCGACGAGGGCATCGCCTTCCGCGGCCGCCTCGACGGCTCGCCGCACCGCTGGGACCCCGAGGAGACGGTGCGCCTCGCGCACCGCATGGGCTTCGACGTCGCCTTCGCGCTCGCCGACCCGGAGGATCCCGCGCGGACCGAGCGGTGGGCCCGCCGCGCGCTCGCCGAGCACGCCTGGCAGACCGCCGACCGGCACGACGCCCTCTCGCTGTGGGCCGTGGTGACCGGCGGCGCGGACCCCGAGCGTCGACGGTCCGCGGCCCGCGCGCTGCGCAGGCTCGCCGACGAGGACCGCCGCGCCGGCGGACTGGGCTTCGGCGGCTACCGGATCGAGGGCGTCGGCGCCCCCGCGCACGAGACCGCGCTGCTGTGCGCCGCCGTGGGCGAGCTCGAGACGGACCGCCCGCGTTACCTGGGCGGGATCACCGGCCCCGAGGACCTCCTGGCCGCGATCGAGGCGGGCGTCGACCTGCTCGACGGCACCGAGCCCGCGCGGGCCGGCGCCGAGGGCCGCGTCTACACCTCGGCGGGCGTCCTCGACGTCACCGATCCCGCCCTGCGCGCCGACTTCCGGCCGCTCGACCCCGCCGAGGGACGGCCGGGCGGGACCAACCGGACCGACGCCTTCACCCGCGCCTACGTGCACCACCTCTTCGCCGCGAACGAGGGCCTCGCCGTGACGCTGTGCACCCTGCACAACGAGCACTTCTTCGTCTCCTTGGCAGGGGCCGCGCGCCGCGCGATCCGCGACGGGGGTTACCCGGCCTTCTCCGCGTCGTTCCTGCGGCGGTTCGGTAAGGTCTAG
- a CDS encoding inorganic diphosphatase, whose translation MSVEFEVTVEIAKGSRNKYEVDHKTGRLKLDRYLYTAFGYPTDYGYIEDTLGEDGDPLDALVLLQESVIPGSLVDCRAVAMFKMEDEKGGDDKVLVVPAGDPRWDSVQDIGDIDKFELDAIEHFFVHYKDLEPGKFVKGSTWVGKKEAEEEIARSIARAETAGSDAH comes from the coding sequence ATGAGCGTCGAATTCGAGGTCACCGTCGAGATCGCCAAGGGCTCGCGGAACAAGTACGAGGTGGACCACAAGACCGGTCGGCTCAAGCTGGACCGGTATCTGTACACGGCCTTCGGCTACCCCACCGACTACGGCTACATCGAGGACACCCTGGGTGAGGACGGCGATCCGCTCGACGCGCTCGTGCTGCTGCAGGAGTCGGTGATCCCCGGATCGCTGGTCGACTGCCGCGCCGTCGCCATGTTCAAGATGGAGGACGAGAAGGGCGGCGACGACAAGGTGCTCGTCGTGCCCGCCGGCGATCCCCGCTGGGACTCGGTCCAGGACATCGGCGACATCGACAAGTTCGAGCTGGACGCCATCGAGCACTTCTTCGTCCACTACAAGGACCTCGAGCCCGGCAAGTTCGTCAAGGGCTCGACGTGGGTGGGCAAGAAGGAGGCCGAGGAGGAGATCGCCCGGTCGATCGCCCGCGCCGAGACCGCCGGGTCCGACGCGCACTGA
- a CDS encoding O-succinylhomoserine sulfhydrylase, translated as MTEFSPLPDGLRPETYAVRGGVLRTNYEETSEALFLNSGYTYESAEAAEAAFNGDIDRFVYSRYGNPTVAMFQERLRLLEGAEACFATASGMSAVFTALGALLKAGDRLVAARSLFGSCYVVCNEILPRWGIETVFVDGEDLAQWEEALSVPTQAVFFETPANPMQGLVDVRAVASLAHAAGAQVVLDAGFTPVGYQDSLGMGADVIVHSSTKTMDGQGRVMGGAILGRFDYIDGPVKQLMRHTGPAMAPFNAWVLLKALETLDLRAERVSANAQKVAEFLDADPRVSKVLFPFLPSHPQHELAKRQMKAGGTVITLELADGALAGKERAFEFLNRLQVIDISNNFGDAKSLITHPATTTHRATGPEGRAKIGLTDSMLRLSVGLENVADLIADLDRALG; from the coding sequence ATGACGGAGTTCAGCCCCCTGCCCGACGGCCTGCGGCCCGAGACGTACGCCGTGCGCGGCGGAGTCCTGCGCACGAACTACGAGGAGACCTCCGAGGCGCTGTTCCTGAATTCGGGCTACACCTACGAGAGCGCCGAGGCCGCCGAGGCCGCGTTCAACGGCGACATCGACCGGTTCGTCTACTCGCGCTACGGCAACCCGACGGTGGCAATGTTCCAGGAGCGCCTGCGCCTCTTGGAGGGCGCTGAGGCGTGCTTCGCGACCGCCTCCGGCATGTCGGCGGTCTTCACCGCGCTCGGCGCGCTGCTCAAGGCCGGCGACCGGCTCGTGGCGGCCCGCTCGCTGTTCGGCTCCTGCTACGTCGTGTGCAACGAGATCCTGCCGCGCTGGGGCATCGAGACCGTCTTCGTCGACGGCGAGGACCTCGCGCAGTGGGAGGAGGCGCTCAGCGTCCCCACCCAGGCGGTGTTCTTCGAGACGCCCGCGAACCCGATGCAGGGCCTGGTCGACGTGCGCGCCGTGGCCTCGCTGGCGCACGCCGCGGGCGCGCAGGTGGTGCTCGACGCCGGCTTCACGCCCGTCGGCTACCAGGACTCGCTCGGCATGGGCGCCGACGTGATCGTCCATTCCTCCACCAAGACCATGGACGGCCAGGGCCGCGTCATGGGCGGCGCGATCCTCGGCCGGTTCGACTACATCGACGGCCCGGTGAAGCAGCTGATGCGGCACACCGGTCCCGCGATGGCGCCGTTCAACGCGTGGGTGCTGCTCAAGGCGCTGGAGACGCTGGACCTGCGGGCCGAGCGCGTCAGCGCGAACGCGCAGAAGGTCGCCGAGTTCCTCGACGCCGACCCGCGCGTCTCGAAGGTGCTCTTCCCCTTCCTGCCCTCGCACCCGCAGCACGAGCTGGCGAAGCGGCAGATGAAGGCCGGGGGCACGGTGATCACCCTGGAGCTGGCCGACGGTGCCCTGGCCGGCAAGGAGCGCGCCTTCGAGTTCCTCAACCGGCTGCAGGTCATCGACATCTCCAACAACTTCGGCGACGCCAAGTCGCTGATCACCCACCCCGCCACCACGACGCATCGAGCGACGGGGCCGGAGGGGCGCGCGAAGATCGGGCTCACCGACTCGATGCTGCGCCTGTCCGTGGGGCTGGAGAACGTCGCCGACCTCATCGCCGACCTGGACCGCGCCCTCGGCTGA
- a CDS encoding aminotransferase class V-fold PLP-dependent enzyme — protein MSIATTERTVCLTPTVTSPVTAVRSTPLSLGPLASVTGADEYAPLNDGATVRYANFDYAASAPALVEVQAAVQEALGEYASVHRGAGYLSQRSTSRYERAREVVAEFVGARADDHVIFTGNTTDSINLLAGCVPGEVVVLDCEHHANLLPWKRIGARVISAPLSIEGTLEVLEKELRARPAALVSVTGASNVTGEVLPIRRLAALAHRHGARIAVDGAQLVPHRRISLRESGVDYLAFSGHKLYAPFGSGVLVGRADWLDEAEPVRCGGGASYEVIGTPVSKSVEVAWHTGPARHEAGSPNVLGAVAIAAACEAIERLGEDAIARHERFLTDLLLRSLEGVDGVRTLKIWADSTERVGIVAFTVAGRTPREVAEFLSSEHGIGVRDGKFCAHPVVHRLGCYDGAVRASIGLGTSENDVRRLAHALEDLSARAK, from the coding sequence ATGAGCATCGCCACCACCGAGCGCACCGTCTGCCTCACCCCGACCGTCACGTCGCCCGTCACCGCCGTCCGCAGCACGCCGCTCTCGCTGGGCCCCCTCGCCTCGGTCACCGGTGCCGACGAGTACGCCCCGCTCAACGACGGTGCGACGGTCCGCTACGCCAACTTCGACTACGCCGCGAGCGCTCCCGCCCTGGTCGAGGTGCAGGCGGCCGTCCAGGAGGCGCTGGGGGAGTACGCGAGCGTGCACCGCGGCGCCGGCTACCTCTCTCAGCGCTCCACCTCCCGCTACGAGCGGGCTCGCGAGGTGGTCGCCGAGTTCGTGGGCGCCCGCGCCGACGACCACGTCATCTTCACCGGCAACACCACCGACTCGATCAACCTGCTGGCGGGCTGCGTGCCCGGCGAGGTCGTGGTCCTCGATTGCGAGCACCACGCGAACCTGCTGCCGTGGAAGCGGATCGGCGCCCGCGTGATCTCCGCGCCGCTGTCGATCGAGGGCACCCTCGAGGTGCTCGAGAAGGAGCTGCGCGCGCGTCCCGCGGCCCTGGTCAGCGTGACCGGCGCCTCCAACGTCACGGGTGAGGTGCTGCCCATCCGCCGGCTCGCCGCGCTCGCGCACCGGCACGGTGCGCGGATCGCGGTCGACGGCGCCCAGCTGGTGCCGCACCGTCGGATCTCGCTGCGCGAGAGCGGCGTCGACTACCTCGCCTTCTCCGGACACAAGCTGTACGCGCCCTTCGGCTCCGGCGTGCTCGTCGGCCGCGCAGACTGGCTCGACGAGGCCGAGCCCGTCCGCTGCGGCGGCGGCGCCAGCTACGAGGTGATCGGCACGCCCGTCTCGAAGTCCGTCGAGGTGGCCTGGCACACCGGGCCCGCGCGGCACGAGGCCGGCTCGCCGAACGTCCTGGGCGCCGTCGCGATCGCCGCGGCGTGCGAGGCCATCGAGCGCCTCGGCGAGGACGCCATCGCCCGCCACGAGCGGTTCCTCACCGACCTGCTGCTGCGCTCGCTCGAGGGTGTCGACGGGGTCCGCACGCTGAAGATCTGGGCCGACTCCACCGAGCGGGTGGGCATCGTGGCCTTCACCGTCGCCGGCCGCACGCCCCGCGAGGTCGCCGAGTTCCTCTCGTCCGAGCACGGGATCGGCGTGCGCGACGGGAAGTTCTGCGCCCACCCCGTCGTTCACCGATTGGGATGCTACGACGGCGCCGTCCGCGCGAGCATCGGCCTCGGCACGAGCGAGAACGACGTGCGTCGCCTGGCGCACGCCCTCGAAGACCTGTCCGCACGAGCGAAGTGA
- a CDS encoding HAD-IIA family hydrolase encodes MSEWTYLMDMDGVLVHEEHLIPGADAFIAELTAGGTPFMVLTNNSTRTPRDLRARLVATGLDIPESRIWTSALATAKFLQDQRPNGTAYVVGESGLTTALHDAGYVLTDNDPDYVVLGETRTYSFEAITTAIRLIDRGSRFIATNPDPTGPSRDGLLPATGAVAALIREATGRSPYYVGKPNSLMMRSALRALGAHSADTLMIGDRMDTDIVCGLEAGLRTILVLTGISTRESVTAYPYRPTRTIDSVADLVGHTEEPFPG; translated from the coding sequence ATGAGCGAGTGGACGTACCTGATGGACATGGACGGGGTGCTGGTCCACGAGGAGCACCTGATCCCCGGCGCCGACGCCTTCATCGCGGAGCTGACGGCCGGCGGGACGCCGTTCATGGTGCTCACCAACAACTCGACGCGCACCCCGCGCGACCTGCGCGCCCGCCTGGTCGCCACCGGCCTCGACATCCCCGAGTCGCGGATCTGGACCTCCGCGCTCGCCACCGCGAAGTTCCTCCAGGACCAGCGGCCGAACGGCACCGCCTACGTCGTCGGCGAGTCGGGCCTGACGACGGCGCTGCACGACGCGGGCTACGTGCTCACCGACAACGATCCGGACTACGTGGTGCTCGGCGAGACCCGCACGTACTCGTTCGAGGCGATCACCACGGCGATCCGCCTGATCGACCGCGGCTCGCGCTTCATCGCCACGAACCCGGACCCGACGGGGCCGTCGCGCGACGGCCTACTGCCCGCGACCGGTGCCGTGGCCGCCCTGATCCGCGAGGCCACGGGCCGCTCCCCCTACTACGTGGGCAAGCCGAACTCGCTGATGATGCGGTCGGCGCTGCGTGCCCTCGGGGCGCACTCCGCGGACACTCTGATGATCGGCGACCGGATGGACACCGACATCGTGTGCGGCCTGGAGGCCGGCCTCCGCACGATCCTGGTGCTCACCGGCATCTCCACCCGCGAGTCGGTGACCGCCTACCCGTACCGCCCCACCCGCACCATCGACTCCGTCGCCGACCTCGTCGGTCACACGGAGGAGCCGTTCCCCGGCTGA
- a CDS encoding RtcB family protein, which produces MEKISKSLVSWASILDEKTREQAITTAKLPFIYPHIALMPDAHLGKGATVGSVIPSLGAVIPAAVGVDIGCGMIAVRTQFTLADLPDDRATVREAIERAIPLSPGRYNKKVVATAEPRIAELTALAERADFDPAQYAGNWKLQLGTLGGGNHFAELSIDGDQRVWAFLHSGSRGVGNKIAQHHIAVATRLCAQWWIELPDRDLAYLVEGTPEFRRYIAELTWAQHFALLNREEMMDRVIRQLGEWVGTPVVEAERINCHHNFTKREKHFGKEVWVSRKGAIEATEGRLGLIPGSMGTASYIVEGKGYAPSLNSSPHGAGREYSRSAARKAFTHEQLREAMAGIEFRDSPDFIDEIPQAYKPIDRVMADAEQLVTVRAVLRQIVNVKGQ; this is translated from the coding sequence ATGGAGAAGATCAGTAAGTCCTTGGTCTCGTGGGCGTCCATCCTGGACGAGAAGACCCGCGAGCAGGCGATCACCACGGCGAAGCTGCCGTTCATCTACCCGCACATCGCGTTGATGCCCGACGCCCACCTGGGCAAGGGCGCCACCGTCGGTTCGGTCATCCCGAGCCTCGGCGCGGTGATCCCCGCGGCGGTCGGCGTCGACATCGGCTGCGGCATGATCGCGGTCCGCACCCAGTTCACGCTGGCCGACCTGCCCGACGACCGCGCGACGGTCCGCGAGGCCATCGAGCGGGCGATCCCGCTCTCGCCGGGCCGCTACAACAAGAAGGTCGTGGCCACGGCGGAGCCGAGGATCGCGGAGCTGACGGCGCTCGCCGAGCGGGCCGATTTCGACCCGGCCCAGTACGCGGGGAACTGGAAGCTCCAGCTGGGCACGCTAGGCGGAGGGAATCACTTTGCAGAGCTAAGTATTGATGGCGACCAGCGGGTCTGGGCGTTCCTGCACTCCGGCTCCCGCGGCGTGGGCAACAAGATCGCCCAGCACCACATCGCCGTGGCGACCCGCCTGTGCGCGCAGTGGTGGATCGAGCTGCCGGATCGGGACCTGGCCTACCTCGTGGAGGGGACGCCCGAGTTCCGCCGGTACATCGCGGAGCTCACGTGGGCGCAGCACTTCGCGCTGCTCAACCGTGAGGAGATGATGGACCGGGTGATCCGGCAGCTCGGTGAGTGGGTGGGGACGCCCGTCGTCGAGGCGGAGCGGATCAACTGCCACCACAACTTCACCAAGCGCGAGAAGCACTTCGGCAAGGAGGTGTGGGTCTCGAGGAAGGGTGCGATCGAGGCCACCGAGGGCAGGCTCGGCCTCATCCCGGGCTCCATGGGCACCGCGTCGTACATCGTCGAGGGCAAGGGCTACGCCCCGTCGCTGAACAGCTCGCCGCACGGCGCGGGCAGGGAGTACTCCCGGTCCGCGGCCCGGAAGGCCTTCACGCACGAGCAGCTGCGGGAGGCCATGGCGGGCATCGAGTTCCGCGACAGCCCCGACTTCATCGACGAGATCCCGCAGGCCTACAAGCCGATCGACCGCGTCATGGCCGACGCGGAGCAGTTGGTCACGGTCCGCGCCGTCCTGCGCCAGATCGTGAACGTCAAGGGGCAGTGA
- a CDS encoding YbaK/EbsC family protein, with product MTEQYSARTETVRAALAAAGHPDTVRLVPDGAKTAAEAAAALGCEVGAIANSLVFLADGAPLLVLSSGRHRVDTDGLAQRLGYGAITRAKPDDVAAATGQVIGGVSPVGHPRPVVTVIDESLAGYPDLYAAAGTHDTIFRTDFAALVALTGARIVTTSAS from the coding sequence GTGACCGAGCAGTACTCCGCCCGCACCGAGACCGTCCGCGCGGCGCTGGCCGCCGCGGGGCATCCGGACACCGTCCGCCTGGTGCCCGACGGTGCCAAGACCGCCGCGGAGGCCGCGGCGGCGCTGGGCTGCGAGGTGGGCGCGATCGCCAACAGCCTCGTCTTCCTGGCCGACGGTGCGCCGCTGCTCGTCCTCTCGAGCGGGCGGCACCGCGTGGACACCGACGGCCTCGCGCAGCGGCTCGGCTACGGCGCGATCACCCGCGCGAAGCCCGACGACGTGGCCGCCGCGACCGGCCAGGTGATCGGCGGCGTCTCGCCCGTCGGGCATCCGCGGCCGGTGGTCACCGTGATCGACGAGTCGCTCGCCGGCTATCCGGACCTGTACGCCGCGGCGGGGACCCACGACACGATCTTCCGCACCGACTTCGCCGCGCTCGTGGCGCTCACAGGTGCCAGAATCGTCACGACATCGGCGTCATAG
- a CDS encoding Rv0361 family membrane protein translates to MSADKTPAGPPPERRTTATPFVIALVVAVVLIGGVLAWNAIRPSDERLSDSAQVQVTIGQYYGALNKGRYSDLVANTCAKDRSAADFPKEAGFPDARKAAVERDGEAKLEEKDVKNLTVNGDSASADLTVRYEKAGERTEQAKFVREDGKWKKCS, encoded by the coding sequence GTGAGCGCAGACAAGACCCCCGCCGGACCGCCGCCTGAACGCCGCACCACGGCGACCCCGTTCGTCATCGCGCTCGTGGTCGCCGTCGTGCTGATCGGCGGCGTCCTCGCCTGGAACGCGATCCGCCCCTCCGACGAGCGGCTCAGCGACTCCGCGCAGGTCCAGGTCACGATCGGCCAGTACTACGGCGCCCTGAACAAGGGGCGGTACTCGGATCTCGTCGCCAATACGTGCGCCAAGGACCGCTCCGCCGCCGACTTCCCGAAGGAGGCCGGCTTCCCCGACGCGCGCAAGGCCGCCGTCGAGCGCGACGGCGAGGCGAAACTGGAGGAGAAGGACGTCAAGAACCTCACCGTGAACGGCGACTCCGCGTCCGCCGATCTCACGGTGCGGTACGAGAAGGCGGGCGAGCGCACCGAGCAGGCGAAGTTCGTCCGCGAAGACGGCAAGTGGAAGAAGTGCTCGTGA